The Yoonia sp. SS1-5 genome contains a region encoding:
- a CDS encoding beta-1,6-N-acetylglucosaminyltransferase — MSKTGVIMLVHTALHRAEQAIRHWVKGGCPVIVHIDKKVSAVEHAGFVQSLSDLKEVQFSRRYNCDWGGWALVKATQDAATQLLDTRPDLRHVYLASGACLPMRPVTELCAYLDARPETDFIESSTTSDVPWTVGGLHEERFTLRFPFSWRRHRRIFDFYVKAQQLAGFRRRIPDGLVPHMGSQWWCLTRRTLMAILNDPRRPIYDRYFKRVWIPDESYFQTMARRHSTKIESRSLTLSKFDYQGKPHIFYDDHKELLRRAECFVARKIWPQADALYNTFPEPARTPETLPNPSAIDRVFANAVDRRTLGRPGLYMQSRFPTIDREAVMTAEPYSVLQGFAETFEDFEAWLGQATGADVHGHLFAPDRAHFCDGSAVYMGGLSDQPVLRDYNTKMFLSNLIWNARGTHQAFQFGPDDTQSINWMIAKDTNARISVISGAWIIPLFQSRGEFSDIRGEAARLQQIEHAHLKILRSPFAKARVRVVSLAEFVRSPMDILQTIVDEMSGQPHPPLAQIPRMVDLTGLGAFLQDLRNQGMHPFLTGEFPMSLDTEQSAERPPKPYLVQ, encoded by the coding sequence ATGAGCAAGACAGGCGTCATCATGCTGGTGCATACGGCATTGCATCGGGCCGAACAGGCGATCCGACATTGGGTCAAGGGCGGTTGCCCGGTGATCGTGCATATCGACAAAAAGGTCAGCGCGGTCGAACATGCGGGCTTTGTGCAATCGCTGTCCGATCTGAAAGAGGTGCAGTTTTCGCGGCGCTACAATTGTGACTGGGGTGGTTGGGCGCTGGTCAAGGCGACACAGGATGCGGCGACGCAGCTTCTCGATACGCGCCCCGATTTGCGGCATGTCTATCTGGCGTCTGGTGCATGCCTTCCGATGCGCCCGGTGACAGAGCTCTGCGCTTATCTTGATGCGCGGCCCGAGACGGATTTTATCGAAAGTTCGACAACGTCGGATGTGCCCTGGACGGTGGGCGGCCTGCACGAAGAACGGTTCACCCTGCGTTTCCCGTTTTCATGGCGGCGGCATCGGCGTATTTTTGATTTTTACGTCAAGGCGCAGCAATTGGCGGGGTTTCGGCGGCGCATACCGGATGGGCTTGTGCCGCATATGGGGTCGCAATGGTGGTGCCTGACCCGCCGCACCTTGATGGCCATCCTGAACGACCCCCGGCGCCCGATCTATGATCGGTATTTCAAACGGGTCTGGATCCCCGACGAAAGCTATTTCCAGACCATGGCGCGGCGCCATTCCACCAAGATCGAAAGCCGGTCCCTGACGCTTTCGAAATTCGATTATCAAGGCAAGCCACATATTTTCTACGATGATCACAAGGAACTGCTGCGCCGGGCGGAATGCTTTGTGGCCCGCAAGATATGGCCGCAGGCGGATGCGCTTTATAATACGTTCCCTGAACCGGCACGAACGCCAGAGACCCTGCCCAATCCCAGCGCCATTGATCGCGTTTTCGCCAATGCGGTAGATCGCCGGACATTGGGGCGGCCCGGGCTTTATATGCAAAGCCGGTTCCCCACGATTGACCGCGAAGCAGTGATGACAGCAGAGCCTTATTCCGTCCTGCAGGGCTTTGCCGAGACATTCGAGGATTTTGAAGCCTGGCTGGGGCAGGCCACCGGCGCGGATGTACACGGGCATCTGTTTGCCCCGGACCGCGCGCATTTCTGCGATGGAAGCGCTGTTTATATGGGCGGGCTGTCCGATCAGCCTGTTTTGCGGGACTACAACACCAAGATGTTCCTCAGCAACCTGATCTGGAATGCGCGGGGGACGCATCAGGCGTTTCAGTTTGGGCCGGATGATACCCAGTCGATCAACTGGATGATTGCCAAGGATACCAACGCGCGTATTTCGGTGATTTCCGGCGCGTGGATCATTCCCCTGTTCCAGTCGCGGGGGGAATTTTCGGACATCCGGGGGGAGGCCGCACGCCTTCAGCAGATCGAACATGCGCATCTCAAAATCCTGCGGTCCCCATTTGCAAAGGCGCGGGTGCGGGTGGTGAGCCTGGCTGAATTTGTGCGGTCGCCGATGGATATCCTGCAGACCATCGTCGATGAGATGAGCGGACAACCCCATCCGCCGCTGGCGCAGATCCCCCGGATGGTTGATCTGACGGGGCTGGGGGCGTTTCTGCAGGATCTGCGTAATCAGGGCATGCATCCGTTCTTGACAGGGGAATTCCCGATGAGCCTCGACACCGAACAATCGGCGGAAAGACCACCCAAACCCTATCTGGTCCAGTGA
- a CDS encoding glycosyltransferase family 2 protein, whose product MSFLTSYGLRLQRKRWRFRAFRKRRELKSVENRTRRIRPGDILLFCTFRNEDVRLPYFFEYYRKLGVDHFLMVDNDSSDGGGDYAAAQSDVSLWSTKAGYGRARYGMDWLTYLQMRYAHGHWALTVDVDEFFVYPFCDSRPLSALGDWLDASDVRSFGALMLDMYPKGPVSEAVYDRGMDPLEVASWFDAGNYTISRNKRMRNLWIQGGPRARAYFGAKPSKAPALNKVPFVKWNRRYTYVSSTHMILPRGLNLVYDQQGGEKTSGILLHAKFLNTFSDRAGDAEMRAQHYKSGQEYARYASAADDPTIWTKWSAQYLNWRQLEGLGLMSKGNWA is encoded by the coding sequence TTGAGTTTTTTGACGTCATATGGGTTGCGGTTGCAACGAAAGCGCTGGCGATTTCGCGCGTTCCGCAAACGGCGTGAACTGAAATCGGTCGAAAACCGCACGAGGCGGATCCGGCCTGGTGATATTTTGCTGTTCTGCACGTTTCGAAACGAAGATGTGCGCCTGCCGTATTTCTTCGAATACTACCGCAAGTTGGGCGTCGATCACTTCCTGATGGTCGACAATGACAGTAGCGACGGGGGCGGGGATTACGCTGCGGCCCAATCGGATGTGTCATTGTGGTCGACCAAGGCGGGATATGGCCGCGCCCGCTATGGGATGGATTGGCTGACCTATCTGCAAATGCGCTATGCGCATGGGCATTGGGCGCTGACCGTCGATGTCGATGAATTCTTCGTCTACCCGTTCTGCGACAGCCGACCGCTGTCCGCGCTGGGCGATTGGCTGGACGCATCGGACGTGCGATCGTTCGGGGCGCTGATGCTGGATATGTATCCCAAAGGTCCCGTCAGCGAGGCGGTCTATGATCGCGGGATGGACCCGCTGGAGGTGGCGAGCTGGTTTGATGCGGGCAACTACACGATCAGCCGCAACAAACGGATGCGAAATCTCTGGATTCAAGGCGGGCCACGGGCACGCGCCTATTTCGGGGCCAAACCGTCAAAGGCCCCGGCATTGAACAAGGTCCCATTTGTGAAATGGAACCGCCGTTACACTTATGTCAGTTCCACCCACATGATTTTGCCGCGCGGTTTGAACCTGGTCTATGATCAGCAGGGGGGGGAAAAGACCTCTGGCATCCTGCTGCACGCAAAGTTCCTGAACACGTTCAGCGACCGCGCGGGCGACGCGGAAATGCGCGCGCAGCACTACAAGTCGGGGCAGGAATATGCGCGTTACGCATCAGCCGCCGATGACCCGACCATCTGGACGAAGTGGAGCGCGCAATATCTCAACTGGCGGCAGCTGGAAGGTCTTGGGCTGATGTCAAAAGGGAACTGGGCATGA
- a CDS encoding glycosyltransferase family 2 protein — MPKPQLSLWAAAARAYRLRWKRRRLLFRILRKRHEIRPAADRTHLIRPGAVLAFCCVHNEALRLPYFLAHYRALGVAHFLFVDNSSDDDTAALLRDQPDVSLWQTDASYRLARFGMDWLGWLHLRFGHGHWCLTVDADELLIYPEHDTRGLPDLADWLSRQGRRSFGALMLDMCPKGAVTQSDVDAGTNPLDAIPYFDATHYRSRWHPAYGNLWIQGGVRERVFFGPAPERAPTLNKTPFVYWNRRFAYVSSTHQIVPPRLHDVFAPPGQNRMTGVLLHTKFLPDIAERSREAISRRQHFENSALYDSYYRSLMQGPDLWNPQSRRYEDWRQLVDLGLMCREEWV; from the coding sequence ATGCCCAAGCCGCAGCTGTCGCTTTGGGCGGCCGCTGCGCGGGCCTACCGGCTGCGTTGGAAACGGCGGCGGTTGCTGTTTCGTATCCTGCGCAAGCGGCATGAAATCCGGCCCGCGGCTGACCGGACCCATCTGATCCGTCCGGGCGCTGTGCTTGCGTTCTGCTGTGTCCATAACGAGGCGCTGCGTCTGCCGTATTTCCTGGCGCATTACCGGGCGTTGGGGGTCGCGCATTTTCTTTTTGTCGACAATAGCAGTGATGATGACACAGCAGCCCTGTTGCGCGATCAACCTGACGTATCGTTGTGGCAGACAGATGCCAGCTACCGTCTGGCCCGGTTCGGGATGGATTGGCTGGGCTGGTTACACCTGCGCTTTGGTCACGGGCATTGGTGCCTGACAGTGGATGCTGACGAGTTGCTGATCTACCCCGAACACGACACCCGGGGCTTGCCCGATCTGGCTGATTGGCTGTCCCGACAGGGGCGGCGGTCATTCGGGGCCCTGATGCTCGACATGTGTCCCAAGGGTGCGGTAACGCAGTCGGACGTTGACGCGGGTACCAATCCGCTGGATGCGATCCCCTATTTTGATGCCACGCATTACCGGTCGCGCTGGCATCCGGCCTACGGCAATCTGTGGATACAAGGGGGTGTGCGCGAACGGGTGTTTTTTGGGCCAGCGCCGGAACGCGCGCCAACGCTGAACAAGACCCCATTTGTGTATTGGAACCGGCGGTTCGCCTATGTCAGTTCAACGCACCAGATTGTGCCACCCCGTCTGCATGATGTGTTCGCGCCCCCGGGCCAAAACCGCATGACCGGGGTGCTTTTGCACACGAAGTTCCTGCCGGATATTGCCGAAAGGTCGCGCGAGGCGATTTCCCGGCGACAACACTTTGAAAATAGCGCACTTTATGACAGTTATTACAGATCACTGATGCAGGGTCCTGATCTGTGGAATCCGCAATCGCGTCGCTATGAGGACTGGCGACAGTTGGTTGATCTGGGGTTAATGTGTCGTGAAGAGTGGGTCTGA
- the galU gene encoding UTP--glucose-1-phosphate uridylyltransferase GalU, which yields MSRKVTKAIFPVAGLGTRFLPATKSVPKEIMTLVDRPLIQYAIDEARAAGIEDFIFVTSRGKTALEDYFDLAPDLEAALEASGKKELLDILRTTNMDSGAIAYIRQHKPLGLGHAVYCAAKLIGNEPFAVILPDDVIAAEKPCLQQMVEAYEEIGGAMVAAMEVAPDKTSSYGILDVADTSGNVMSINKMVEKPAPGTAPSNLAVIGRYILTPHVMNNFKHITKGAGGELQLTDAIASELSQGRDVFGFRFDGQRFDCGSKAGFLQATVAFAMARDELRDDLQQYLTEMMSAKKAAE from the coding sequence ATGAGTAGAAAAGTCACCAAGGCGATTTTCCCCGTAGCCGGGTTGGGAACGCGGTTCTTGCCCGCGACCAAATCCGTGCCCAAGGAGATCATGACGCTGGTTGACCGCCCGTTGATCCAATACGCGATTGACGAGGCGCGCGCCGCCGGCATCGAGGACTTTATTTTTGTGACGTCACGCGGAAAGACGGCGCTGGAGGATTATTTTGACCTCGCGCCTGATCTGGAAGCCGCGCTTGAGGCGTCAGGCAAGAAAGAATTGCTGGATATTCTGCGCACCACAAACATGGATAGCGGTGCAATTGCCTATATCCGGCAGCACAAGCCATTGGGTCTGGGCCATGCGGTTTACTGTGCCGCAAAACTGATTGGCAATGAACCATTTGCCGTGATCCTGCCCGATGACGTGATTGCGGCGGAAAAACCCTGCCTGCAGCAGATGGTCGAAGCCTATGAAGAAATTGGCGGTGCCATGGTGGCCGCGATGGAAGTGGCGCCGGACAAGACCTCGTCCTACGGTATCCTTGATGTGGCGGATACCAGCGGCAACGTGATGTCGATCAACAAGATGGTCGAAAAACCTGCCCCCGGCACAGCACCGTCCAATCTGGCCGTGATTGGTCGCTATATTTTGACCCCGCATGTGATGAATAATTTCAAACACATCACCAAGGGCGCCGGTGGTGAGCTGCAATTGACCGACGCCATCGCGTCAGAGCTGAGCCAGGGGCGCGATGTGTTCGGGTTCCGTTTTGATGGACAGCGCTTTGACTGTGGCTCCAAGGCCGGTTTTTTGCAGGCGACCGTCGCCTTTGCGATGGCGCGAGACGAGCTGCGTGACGACCTGCAGCAATATCTGACCGAGATGATGTCCGCCAAAAAGGCAGCCGAGTAA
- a CDS encoding 3-deoxy-manno-octulosonate cytidylyltransferase encodes MRVLIVIPARYASTRYPGKPLVQLRGATGTSQSLIERSWRAAMSVSGVARVVVATDDTRIQKAAEDFGADVVMTSTACKNGTERCADALGRIDDTFDMVVNLQGDAPLTPAWFVEDLIADLRQNPQAAAATPVLRTDGRALNGFLQDRRAGRVGGTTAVFGVDRQALYFSKEVIPFTGQTYADDAQTPVFHHVGVYAYRPDALAAYQEWAVGPLEDLEGLEQLRFLENGASVRCVEVDARGRQFWELNNPEDVPRIEAMLLDMNLA; translated from the coding sequence ATGCGCGTTCTGATAGTCATTCCGGCGCGATACGCCTCGACCCGCTATCCGGGCAAGCCGCTTGTGCAATTGCGGGGGGCAACCGGCACCAGCCAGAGCCTGATTGAACGTTCGTGGCGGGCTGCTATGTCCGTTTCCGGCGTGGCGCGCGTGGTTGTTGCCACTGATGACACGCGCATCCAGAAGGCGGCAGAGGATTTCGGCGCAGATGTGGTGATGACCTCGACCGCCTGCAAAAACGGGACTGAACGTTGTGCAGATGCGCTGGGCCGGATTGACGACACATTCGACATGGTCGTCAATCTGCAGGGCGACGCGCCCCTGACACCGGCCTGGTTTGTCGAAGACCTGATCGCGGATCTGCGCCAAAACCCGCAGGCCGCCGCCGCCACGCCGGTTTTGCGCACAGACGGGCGGGCGCTGAACGGTTTCTTGCAGGACCGGCGCGCCGGACGGGTCGGCGGAACAACTGCGGTTTTCGGGGTGGACCGGCAGGCGCTCTATTTCTCGAAAGAGGTAATACCGTTCACCGGCCAGACCTATGCGGATGATGCACAGACGCCCGTCTTTCACCATGTGGGCGTCTATGCGTATCGTCCGGATGCGCTGGCAGCGTATCAAGAGTGGGCTGTCGGGCCGCTCGAAGACCTCGAGGGGTTAGAGCAGTTGCGGTTTCTCGAAAACGGTGCGTCGGTGCGCTGTGTCGAGGTTGACGCCCGGGGCAGGCAGTTCTGGGAATTGAATAATCCCGAAGACGTTCCGCGAATCGAAGCGATGCTTCTGGACATGAACCTCGCCTGA
- the cysQ gene encoding 3'(2'),5'-bisphosphate nucleotidase CysQ, with the protein MDFDRLVEEMRSLSIAAGEKIMEIYQSPDFDVRSKSDDSPVTAADEAADRILFAGLTAAFPDTPVVTEEQASTHTQQVTTFLIVDPLDGTKEFIKRRGDFTVNIAYVVDGVPIRGIVYAPAKGRMFYTTATGETVEEHGPFDAGAVGQQTPLRVSDPDNAALLVVASKSHRDQATDDYINRYRVADMKSAGSSLKFCLVAAGEADLYPRLGRTMEWDTAAGHAVLSGAGGKVVRFDNHQPLLYGKPGFENPFFIATSPDVVLEKA; encoded by the coding sequence ATGGATTTTGATCGTCTGGTTGAGGAAATGCGCAGCCTTTCGATTGCGGCCGGTGAAAAGATCATGGAGATTTATCAATCCCCTGATTTCGACGTGCGCTCCAAAAGCGATGACAGCCCTGTCACCGCTGCGGACGAGGCTGCAGACAGGATTTTGTTTGCCGGGCTGACCGCGGCATTCCCGGACACTCCCGTTGTCACAGAAGAGCAGGCAAGCACCCACACACAGCAGGTCACCACATTCCTGATCGTCGACCCGCTGGATGGCACCAAGGAATTCATCAAACGGCGCGGCGATTTTACGGTCAATATCGCCTATGTTGTCGATGGTGTGCCGATCCGTGGTATTGTCTATGCCCCCGCGAAGGGCCGGATGTTCTACACGACGGCCACGGGCGAAACCGTCGAGGAACATGGTCCGTTTGACGCCGGCGCGGTGGGTCAGCAGACCCCATTGCGCGTATCGGATCCTGACAATGCAGCCCTGCTTGTCGTGGCCTCGAAATCGCACCGGGATCAGGCAACGGATGATTATATCAACCGCTACCGGGTCGCAGATATGAAAAGCGCCGGATCCTCCCTGAAATTCTGCCTTGTGGCGGCGGGTGAGGCCGATCTTTATCCCCGGCTGGGCCGCACGATGGAGTGGGATACAGCCGCTGGTCACGCGGTTCTGTCCGGCGCCGGTGGCAAGGTTGTGCGTTTCGACAATCACCAGCCGTTGCTTTACGGCAAGCCCGGCTTTGAAAACCCGTTCTTCATCGCAACCAGTCCCGATGTTGTATTGGAAAAAGCCTGA
- a CDS encoding ABC transporter permease: MFQISDRSTRVRGALSMAELVYHSIVRELRKGHRNALIGLILNMTQVMTLVLAFYVMFILIGLRGVPLRGDFLLYIMSGIFVYISHIKALSAVRGSEGPASPMMQHAPMNTMIAICASAVSSLYIQILSLFVVLAIYHIAFTPISIYAPIAAMGMMLLAWFSGVAVGMVFLAMNPWAPGFVTLLATIYVRVNMLASGKMFVANALPASRLDLFDWNPLFHIIDQMRGFVFLHYNPHYSSWQYAFYVAVVLLVIGLMGEFFTRRQVSISWAAGR, translated from the coding sequence ATGTTCCAGATCAGCGACAGATCGACACGGGTGCGCGGCGCCCTGAGCATGGCAGAGCTTGTCTATCATTCGATTGTACGTGAATTGCGCAAGGGCCATCGCAACGCGCTGATCGGGCTGATCCTGAATATGACCCAGGTGATGACGCTGGTCCTTGCATTCTATGTCATGTTCATTCTGATCGGCCTGCGGGGGGTCCCGTTGCGCGGCGATTTCCTGCTCTACATCATGTCAGGCATCTTTGTTTATATCAGCCATATCAAGGCGCTTAGCGCTGTGCGTGGGTCCGAAGGGCCCGCGTCGCCGATGATGCAGCATGCGCCGATGAATACGATGATCGCCATTTGCGCGTCGGCGGTGTCATCGCTCTATATCCAGATATTGTCGCTTTTTGTGGTGCTGGCGATCTACCATATCGCGTTCACGCCGATTTCGATCTACGCCCCGATTGCGGCGATGGGAATGATGTTGCTTGCGTGGTTCTCGGGTGTTGCGGTGGGCATGGTGTTTCTGGCGATGAATCCCTGGGCGCCCGGATTTGTGACGCTGCTTGCAACGATCTATGTGCGGGTGAACATGTTGGCATCGGGCAAGATGTTTGTGGCAAATGCATTGCCGGCCTCGCGGCTGGACCTTTTTGACTGGAACCCGCTCTTTCACATCATTGACCAGATGCGCGGGTTCGTGTTCCTGCATTACAACCCGCATTATTCGTCGTGGCAGTACGCCTTTTACGTCGCCGTCGTGCTGTTGGTCATCGGTTTGATGGGCGAATTTTTCACCCGCAGACAGGTCTCGATCAGCTGGGCTGCCGGACGTTGA
- the dnaK gene encoding molecular chaperone DnaK — MAKVIGIDLGTTNSCIAIMDGSKPRVIENAEGARTTPSIVAFTDDERLVGQPAKRQAVTNPENTIFAVKRLIGRRFDDKDLAKDKKNMPFAVIDGGNGDAWVESRGEKYSPSQISAFILGKMKETAETYLGEDVTQAVITVPAYFNDAQRQATKDAGKIAGLEVLRIINEPTAAALAYGLDKKDSKTIAVYDLGGGTFDVTILEIDDGLFEVKSTNGDTFLGGEDFDMRIVNYLADEFKKENSVDLTKDKMALQRLKEAAEKAKIELSSSSSTEINQPFISMGSNGQPLHMVMKLTRAKLESLVGDLIKASLKPCKEAIKDAGLSTSDIDEVVLVGGMTRMPKVKEEVAKFFGKEAHQGVNPDEVVAMGAAIQAGVLQGDVKDVVLLDVTPLSLGIETLGGVFTRLIDRNTTIPTKKSQVFSTAEDNQNAVTLRVFQGEREMAADNKMLGQFNLEDIPPAPRGMPQIEVTFDIDANGIVEVGAKDKGTGKEQKITIQASGGLSDDDIDAMVKDAEENAEADKERRELVDARNQAESLIHSTEKSMEEHADKVDPTTIEAIELAIAALKDDLEADDAKAEKIKSGIQNVTEAAMKLGEAIYKAQQEEEGEAEPEARGADQGDDDILDADFEDLDDEKRDN, encoded by the coding sequence ATGGCCAAAGTAATTGGTATCGACCTGGGAACGACCAACTCCTGTATCGCCATCATGGATGGCTCTAAACCACGCGTTATTGAAAATGCCGAAGGGGCGCGCACAACGCCGTCTATCGTGGCATTCACTGATGACGAACGCCTCGTTGGCCAGCCAGCCAAGCGTCAGGCCGTCACAAACCCTGAAAACACGATCTTTGCGGTCAAGCGTCTGATCGGTCGCCGGTTCGACGACAAGGACCTTGCCAAAGACAAAAAGAACATGCCCTTCGCCGTGATCGACGGCGGCAACGGGGACGCATGGGTTGAAAGCCGGGGCGAGAAATATTCGCCGTCGCAAATCTCGGCCTTCATTCTGGGCAAGATGAAAGAAACCGCCGAGACATATCTTGGCGAAGACGTGACCCAAGCGGTTATCACCGTACCGGCCTATTTCAACGACGCCCAGCGTCAGGCCACCAAAGATGCGGGCAAGATCGCTGGTCTTGAAGTTCTGCGGATCATCAACGAGCCGACAGCCGCCGCATTGGCCTACGGCCTCGACAAGAAAGACAGCAAGACAATCGCCGTCTATGACCTTGGCGGTGGTACATTCGACGTCACGATCCTGGAAATTGACGATGGTCTGTTCGAAGTGAAATCCACCAACGGGGATACATTCCTTGGCGGTGAAGATTTTGACATGCGGATCGTCAACTACCTCGCGGATGAGTTCAAGAAAGAGAACTCTGTCGATCTGACCAAGGACAAGATGGCGTTGCAACGTCTGAAGGAAGCCGCCGAAAAGGCAAAGATCGAGCTTTCGTCCTCGTCCAGCACCGAAATCAACCAACCGTTTATCTCGATGGGATCAAACGGGCAGCCCCTGCACATGGTCATGAAACTGACCCGCGCCAAGCTGGAAAGCCTGGTTGGTGATCTGATCAAGGCCTCCCTGAAGCCATGCAAGGAAGCCATCAAGGATGCAGGCCTGTCCACATCCGATATCGACGAGGTTGTTCTGGTCGGTGGTATGACCCGGATGCCAAAGGTGAAGGAAGAAGTTGCCAAGTTCTTTGGCAAGGAAGCCCACCAGGGTGTGAACCCTGATGAAGTGGTCGCCATGGGTGCTGCCATCCAGGCCGGCGTTCTGCAAGGTGACGTCAAGGACGTTGTTCTGCTCGACGTGACCCCGCTTTCGCTGGGCATTGAAACCCTTGGTGGTGTATTCACTCGTCTGATCGACCGGAACACAACGATCCCGACGAAGAAGTCTCAGGTCTTCTCGACCGCCGAAGACAACCAGAACGCAGTGACACTGCGCGTCTTCCAGGGTGAGCGTGAGATGGCCGCCGACAACAAGATGTTGGGCCAGTTCAACCTTGAAGACATCCCGCCTGCACCACGCGGCATGCCACAGATCGAGGTGACCTTTGACATCGACGCCAATGGTATCGTCGAGGTCGGCGCCAAGGATAAAGGCACCGGCAAAGAGCAGAAGATCACGATCCAGGCCTCTGGCGGTCTGTCGGATGACGATATCGACGCAATGGTCAAAGACGCCGAAGAGAACGCGGAAGCCGATAAAGAGCGCCGCGAGCTTGTGGATGCCCGCAACCAGGCCGAAAGCCTGATCCACTCGACCGAAAAGTCGATGGAAGAGCATGCCGATAAGGTTGACCCGACAACCATCGAGGCGATCGAACTTGCGATTGCTGCGCTGAAGGATGATCTGGAAGCAGACGATGCGAAGGCCGAGAAGATCAAGTCTGGCATCCAGAACGTGACCGAAGCCGCGATGAAATTGGGTGAGGCGATCTACAAAGCCCAGCAAGAGGAAGAAGGCGAAGCCGAGCCCGAAGCACGTGGGGCTGACCAGGGCGACGACGACATCCTTGACGCCGATTTCGAAGATCTCGACGACGAAAAGCGTGACAACTAA
- the dnaJ gene encoding molecular chaperone DnaJ, producing MAKRDYYDVLGVAKGADAAAIKKAYRQKAKELHPDRNSDNPNAEAQFKEANEAYEVLKDADKKAAYDRYGHAAFENGMGGGGQRGAHPGDFGSAFSDVFDDLFGDFMGGGRGRTGRGGAQRGNDLRYNLRINLEDAFAGLQKTINVPTAVGCGSCNGTGAEGGSEPQNCPTCNGMGKVRAQQGFFTVERTCPTCSGMGQTIKNPCNTCNGQGRVEKEKSLSVNIPAGVETGTRIRLAGEGEAGMRGGPTGDLYIFIEVNDHQLFERDNTNLYCRVPVSVATAALGGEIEVPTIDGGRSRVKVPEGSQSGRQMRLRGKGMPALRGGGSGDMFIELMVETPVKLTTRQKELLREFDTLSKDNNPQESNFFSSVKSFWDSMKG from the coding sequence ATGGCAAAACGTGACTATTACGATGTGCTTGGCGTCGCGAAAGGTGCAGACGCCGCTGCCATCAAGAAAGCCTACCGCCAAAAGGCCAAAGAGCTGCACCCGGACCGCAATTCGGACAACCCGAATGCCGAGGCGCAATTCAAAGAGGCCAACGAAGCCTACGAGGTTCTCAAAGACGCTGACAAGAAAGCGGCCTATGACCGTTACGGACATGCTGCGTTCGAAAATGGCATGGGCGGGGGCGGTCAACGCGGCGCGCATCCCGGTGATTTCGGCAGCGCCTTTTCCGACGTTTTTGACGACCTGTTCGGCGATTTCATGGGCGGCGGGCGTGGCCGGACTGGCCGCGGCGGCGCCCAGCGCGGGAACGATCTGCGCTATAATCTGCGCATCAACCTTGAAGACGCCTTTGCGGGGCTTCAAAAGACCATCAACGTGCCCACGGCTGTCGGCTGCGGGTCTTGCAACGGCACCGGTGCCGAAGGCGGGTCAGAGCCGCAGAACTGCCCCACCTGCAATGGTATGGGCAAGGTACGCGCCCAGCAGGGCTTCTTCACCGTTGAGCGGACCTGCCCCACCTGTTCCGGGATGGGTCAGACGATCAAGAACCCCTGCAACACCTGCAACGGACAGGGCCGGGTCGAGAAAGAGAAATCGCTGTCAGTCAATATCCCCGCTGGCGTTGAAACCGGCACACGCATTCGTCTGGCCGGCGAAGGCGAGGCCGGGATGCGCGGCGGTCCTACCGGTGACCTCTATATTTTCATCGAGGTAAACGATCACCAGCTGTTTGAACGCGACAACACCAACCTCTATTGCCGGGTTCCGGTATCGGTTGCGACAGCCGCCCTTGGTGGCGAGATCGAGGTTCCCACGATTGATGGCGGTCGGAGCCGCGTCAAAGTCCCCGAAGGCTCGCAATCGGGTCGTCAGATGCGCCTGCGCGGCAAAGGGATGCCTGCACTACGCGGCGGCGGAAGCGGCGATATGTTCATCGAATTGATGGTAGAGACCCCTGTCAAACTGACGACACGTCAGAAAGAGTTGCTGCGCGAGTTCGATACGTTGAGCAAGGACAACAACCCGCAGGAATCCAACTTTTTCAGCTCCGTCAAAAGCTTTTGGGATTCGATGAAGGGCTGA